Proteins from a single region of Streptomyces sp. TN58:
- a CDS encoding TetR/AcrR family transcriptional regulator: protein MSRKPMVRPGGRSARVQEAVHTAVRELQAELGRAELTVPLIAARAGVTPSTVYRRWGDLQALLSDVAVERLRPDAPPRDHGSLAVDLRGWAEQFVEEMASPVGRAYIRDALLGAPDGDNATRCSQYAAEQIGVVLARAAERGEDAPGVEPVLDRVVAPIMYRILFRPGGLTADYACGLVDEFLDGFAAAPPGTASSR from the coding sequence ATGAGTCGCAAACCGATGGTCCGCCCGGGCGGGCGCAGCGCGCGCGTGCAGGAGGCGGTGCACACCGCGGTGCGCGAGCTCCAGGCGGAGCTGGGCCGCGCGGAGCTGACCGTCCCGCTGATCGCGGCGCGCGCCGGCGTCACCCCGTCGACGGTCTACCGGCGCTGGGGCGATCTGCAGGCGCTGCTGTCGGACGTCGCCGTGGAGCGCCTGCGGCCGGACGCTCCGCCGCGCGACCACGGCAGCCTGGCCGTGGACCTGCGCGGCTGGGCCGAGCAGTTCGTCGAGGAGATGGCGTCCCCGGTCGGCCGCGCCTACATCCGCGACGCCCTCCTCGGGGCCCCCGACGGCGACAACGCCACGCGGTGCTCGCAGTACGCCGCGGAGCAGATCGGCGTCGTACTCGCCCGGGCGGCGGAGCGCGGCGAGGACGCGCCGGGGGTCGAGCCGGTGCTGGACCGGGTCGTGGCGCCGATCATGTACCGCATCCTCTTCCGCCCCGGCGGCCTCACCGCCGACTACGCGTGCGGGCTCGTGGACGAGTTCCTGGACGGCTTCGCCGCGGCCCCGCCGG
- a CDS encoding SpoIIE family protein phosphatase → MNRFARLATRLLAVPLGVVWLEPSAEAAGAVPECWPPGTSPDPGVLVCCRRVAQDGRPRFLPHADDGGGTTFAFAGVPLVGGSGEVLGVLAVTDHGLREWSEDDVRDLSDIAAACSAQMRMRTRSEIVRQAREAAEDAAHAAAGEATRVHALLNRSELLLRASEDLADTSGLADVRQRVGDVVSGDLKPALIDLVLVRRGMLHHVLHPVDDAFASTGGAGEDGGTGGGRAEAFPLGSDWPVARAVRENRMIVVQAPWEGEGADTAPGLPLATPAFDTLDHGTAACLPLRGTRGTLGALVLGWDTPYGIGVDERAVLTTLAGYTAQAVERALHLDERVTVARQLQRAMLTELPDVPGLELSALYRPAAQDDMVGGDWYDAYPLPVAPGTNAAGALALTVGDITGHDMRAAALMGQVRSMLRQADHDHPGDGPEQALGALERACRRLRLPASGTAVHAHLTPAGDGSWQLRWSNAGHPAPLLVGADGTMEALTEHDVLLHHALEPGPRTCDSRSLAPGSTLLLYTDGLVERPGGDIEDDVDRLAHRLATAAPDVPLDALLRSLMDTVASQDARDDAVLFAVRVGAPDRARASKS, encoded by the coding sequence TTGAATCGGTTCGCCCGGCTCGCCACGCGGCTTCTGGCGGTACCGCTCGGGGTCGTCTGGCTGGAGCCTTCCGCAGAGGCCGCCGGCGCGGTCCCGGAGTGCTGGCCGCCCGGTACGAGCCCCGATCCGGGCGTGCTGGTGTGCTGCCGCCGGGTCGCACAGGACGGGCGGCCCCGCTTCCTGCCACATGCCGACGACGGCGGCGGCACGACCTTCGCGTTCGCGGGCGTCCCGCTGGTGGGGGGTTCCGGCGAGGTCCTGGGCGTCCTCGCCGTCACGGACCACGGCCTGCGGGAGTGGAGCGAGGACGACGTACGGGACCTGTCGGACATCGCCGCCGCGTGCAGCGCGCAGATGCGGATGCGGACCCGCTCCGAGATCGTCCGTCAGGCCCGCGAGGCGGCGGAGGACGCGGCGCACGCGGCGGCCGGCGAGGCGACCCGCGTGCACGCCCTGCTGAACCGGTCCGAGCTGCTCCTGCGGGCGTCCGAGGACCTGGCCGACACCAGCGGCCTGGCGGACGTCCGCCAGCGGGTCGGGGACGTGGTCAGCGGGGACCTCAAGCCGGCCCTCATCGACCTGGTCCTGGTGCGGCGGGGGATGCTCCACCACGTCCTGCATCCCGTCGACGACGCCTTCGCCTCGACCGGCGGGGCGGGCGAGGACGGCGGGACGGGCGGGGGCCGCGCCGAGGCCTTTCCCCTCGGTTCGGACTGGCCGGTCGCCCGGGCGGTGCGGGAGAACCGGATGATCGTGGTCCAGGCACCGTGGGAGGGTGAAGGCGCCGACACGGCCCCCGGCCTCCCCCTGGCAACCCCGGCGTTCGACACCCTCGACCACGGCACCGCCGCCTGCCTGCCCCTGCGCGGCACGCGCGGCACCCTGGGGGCGCTGGTCCTGGGCTGGGACACCCCGTACGGGATCGGCGTGGACGAGCGGGCGGTCCTGACCACACTCGCCGGGTACACCGCCCAGGCGGTCGAGCGCGCCCTGCACCTGGACGAACGCGTCACCGTCGCCCGGCAGTTGCAGCGGGCCATGCTCACCGAGCTCCCCGACGTACCCGGCCTGGAGCTCTCCGCCCTCTACCGGCCGGCCGCGCAGGACGACATGGTGGGCGGCGACTGGTATGACGCCTACCCCCTGCCGGTGGCACCGGGCACGAACGCGGCGGGCGCGCTGGCGCTGACGGTCGGCGACATCACCGGGCACGACATGCGGGCCGCCGCCCTCATGGGCCAGGTCCGCAGCATGCTGCGGCAGGCCGATCACGACCATCCGGGCGACGGCCCGGAGCAGGCCCTCGGCGCGCTCGAACGGGCCTGCCGGCGACTGCGCCTCCCGGCGAGCGGCACCGCCGTGCACGCCCATCTCACTCCGGCGGGCGACGGCAGCTGGCAGCTGAGGTGGAGCAACGCGGGCCACCCCGCCCCGCTCCTGGTCGGGGCGGACGGCACCATGGAAGCCCTCACGGAACACGACGTGCTGCTGCACCACGCCCTGGAGCCGGGGCCCCGCACCTGCGACAGCCGCTCCCTGGCCCCGGGCAGCACCCTCCTGCTGTACACCGACGGGCTGGTGGAACGACCGGGCGGGGACATCGAGGACGACGTCGACCGGCTCGCCCACCGGCTCGCCACCGCCGCCCCGGACGTTCCGCTCGACGCGCTGCTGCGGTCCCTCATGGACACCGTCGCCTCCCAGGACGCCCGCGACGACGCCGTCCTGTTCGCGGTCCGCGTCGGCGCTCCTGACCGGGCCCGGGCCTCGAAGAGCTGA
- a CDS encoding MSMEG_6728 family protein has product MQTFLPYASFRASAAVLDTRRLGKQRVEALQVLRGLIVPGYGWRRHPAARMWTGYEEALVRYGLDVCGTWTAEGRADTCAATLVRDFRAWLPGGEPRTQRQLAADGDLPPWLGAPDFHRSHQSALVRKDPDFYRPHFPGVADDLPYVWPDSDRAPGRAA; this is encoded by the coding sequence TTGCAGACCTTTCTCCCGTACGCGTCGTTCCGGGCCTCGGCAGCCGTGCTCGACACCCGGCGGCTCGGCAAGCAGCGCGTCGAGGCACTCCAGGTGCTGCGCGGCCTGATCGTTCCGGGCTACGGATGGCGCCGCCACCCGGCCGCACGCATGTGGACCGGCTACGAGGAGGCCCTCGTACGGTACGGGCTGGACGTCTGCGGGACCTGGACCGCCGAGGGGCGCGCCGACACCTGCGCCGCCACCCTCGTCCGGGACTTCCGGGCCTGGCTCCCGGGCGGGGAGCCCAGGACACAGCGGCAGCTGGCCGCAGACGGCGACCTCCCGCCCTGGCTCGGCGCCCCGGACTTCCACCGCAGCCACCAGTCCGCCCTGGTCCGCAAGGACCCCGACTTCTACCGCCCGCACTTCCCCGGGGTCGCGGACGACCTGCCCTACGTCTGGCCCGACTCCGACCGCGCGCCGGGGCGGGCGGCGTGA